A single Stutzerimonas stutzeri DNA region contains:
- a CDS encoding SDR family NAD(P)-dependent oxidoreductase, whose protein sequence is MDRLPLDGKVALVTGAATGIGRATVLGLAQAGAQVWVNHLGQPDLAQRLCESVAEHGGLARCVEADVSSPAAVASMFEQVLANGPLDLLVNNAGIILEKPFLDTTEQDWTQVLGVDLHGVYRCCQHALRHMQPRRCGAIVNLASDLGFLGRSDYAAYCTAKAGVIGLTRSLAREFASHGIRVNAVAPGPIATAMVSPQHMSDEWMAKELDIPMARLGTPEEVAAAIVFLLSPSASYFTGQILGPNGGSWMGA, encoded by the coding sequence ATGGATCGCCTGCCGCTGGACGGCAAAGTCGCGCTGGTCACCGGCGCGGCGACCGGCATTGGCCGGGCGACGGTGCTGGGCCTCGCGCAGGCCGGCGCTCAGGTCTGGGTCAATCATCTCGGTCAGCCGGACCTCGCGCAACGACTGTGCGAGAGCGTCGCTGAACACGGCGGACTGGCCCGCTGCGTGGAAGCCGACGTCAGCTCGCCCGCCGCCGTTGCCAGCATGTTCGAACAGGTACTCGCCAACGGGCCGCTCGACTTGCTGGTCAACAACGCCGGCATCATTCTGGAAAAACCTTTTCTCGACACCACCGAGCAGGACTGGACGCAGGTGCTGGGCGTCGATCTGCACGGCGTCTACCGCTGCTGCCAGCACGCGTTGCGGCATATGCAGCCCCGGCGATGCGGCGCTATCGTCAACCTCGCCTCCGACCTGGGTTTTCTCGGCCGTAGCGACTATGCCGCCTATTGCACGGCCAAGGCCGGGGTGATCGGCCTGACCCGTTCGCTGGCGCGAGAGTTCGCCAGCCACGGCATCCGGGTGAATGCCGTCGCGCCCGGTCCCATCGCCACCGCGATGGTTTCACCGCAACACATGAGCGATGAGTGGATGGCCAAGGAGCTGGACATCCCCATGGCGCGTCTCGGCACGCCTGAGGAGGTCGCCGCCGCGATCGTGTTTCTGCTGTCACCCTCTGCCAGCTACTTCACCGGACAGATTCTCGGGCCCAACGGCGGCTCCTGGATGGGCGCATGA
- a CDS encoding DMT family transporter has product MSTLLPQALLVSGAIVWGLGWLPLHHFASVGLVGMPLVLLVYGLLSLIAVPLLWQQRSAWWPQRNGLLAIAVCGGGATAALVTALAIGDVVRVMLLFYLAPVWGVLGGWLWLGERLSVLRVGALLLALLGIALTLGISRELIQPLSGSDWLALIAGLGFSLNNLATRAADRVPLASKTLAPFVGSALIAALLCPALGEYPPPLTVALSWQIALMALGWLLSMAAVQYGVSHLEAGRAAVLVVFELVAAVLSSAWLGAQAIGTHEWIGAALVTLAALIASWPDRPALTVIRSPSI; this is encoded by the coding sequence ATGAGCACGTTGCTGCCGCAAGCGCTGCTGGTCTCCGGCGCAATCGTCTGGGGCCTGGGCTGGCTGCCGTTGCATCATTTCGCCAGCGTCGGTCTGGTTGGCATGCCGCTGGTGCTGCTGGTCTACGGCTTGCTCAGCCTGATCGCCGTCCCGCTGCTCTGGCAGCAACGCAGCGCCTGGTGGCCGCAACGTAACGGCTTGCTGGCGATTGCCGTGTGCGGCGGTGGCGCAACCGCCGCCCTGGTGACGGCGCTGGCCATCGGCGACGTGGTGCGGGTGATGCTGCTGTTCTATCTCGCACCGGTCTGGGGCGTTCTCGGGGGTTGGCTGTGGCTCGGCGAGCGCTTGAGCGTGCTCCGCGTCGGCGCGTTGCTGCTGGCGCTGCTGGGGATCGCCTTGACGCTGGGTATCAGCCGCGAGCTGATCCAGCCGCTGAGCGGCAGCGACTGGCTCGCCCTGATCGCAGGCCTCGGTTTCAGCCTCAATAATCTCGCGACGCGGGCTGCCGACCGGGTGCCGCTGGCCAGCAAGACCTTGGCGCCCTTCGTCGGCAGTGCACTGATCGCCGCGCTGCTTTGCCCGGCGCTGGGCGAATACCCACCGCCGCTCACCGTCGCGCTGAGCTGGCAGATCGCGCTGATGGCGCTGGGCTGGCTGCTGAGCATGGCTGCGGTGCAATACGGCGTCAGTCACCTCGAAGCCGGGCGTGCCGCGGTCCTGGTCGTTTTCGAGCTGGTCGCCGCCGTGCTGTCCTCGGCCTGGCTCGGCGCACAGGCTATCGGCACACATGAATGGATCGGCGCGGCGCTGGTGACCCTTGCCGCCCTGATCGCCAGTTGGCCGGACCGTCCGGCATTGACCGTCATCCGGAGTCCTTCGATATGA
- a CDS encoding creatininase → MNSVHMDQLSWVEYERRVRDGAVLFLPCGATEQHGPHLPLGTDALLASAICADVASRVGGLVAPALSYGYKSQPKCGGGQHFCGTTSLDGATLSALVRDAVREFHRHGVKRLVLVVGHYENQWFVTEGIQLALRELGVDAGLEVMRLEHWDFCREDTLADVFPDGFPGFALEHAAVIETSLMLHYHPALVALERIPDDGPADFPPYDMYPSRTEWVPPSGVLSSARGSTAAKGERMAGDIVGGIAAAVCHEFGLENLR, encoded by the coding sequence ATGAACAGCGTCCACATGGATCAACTCAGCTGGGTCGAGTACGAACGTCGCGTGCGCGACGGTGCCGTGCTGTTTCTGCCCTGCGGCGCGACCGAACAGCATGGCCCGCACCTGCCGCTGGGCACCGATGCGTTGCTGGCCAGCGCCATTTGCGCGGACGTGGCGAGCCGGGTCGGTGGGCTGGTTGCCCCCGCATTGTCCTACGGCTACAAATCGCAGCCCAAGTGCGGCGGCGGGCAGCATTTCTGCGGCACCACCAGCCTCGATGGCGCGACCCTGAGCGCCCTCGTGCGAGACGCGGTGCGTGAATTCCATCGGCACGGGGTCAAGCGGCTGGTCCTGGTGGTCGGGCATTACGAGAACCAGTGGTTCGTGACCGAAGGTATCCAACTGGCATTGCGCGAACTGGGCGTAGACGCCGGTCTCGAAGTGATGCGTCTCGAACATTGGGACTTCTGCCGTGAAGACACCCTCGCCGACGTGTTTCCCGATGGTTTTCCAGGGTTCGCCCTGGAGCACGCGGCGGTCATCGAAACTTCACTGATGTTGCATTACCACCCCGCCCTGGTCGCACTGGAGCGTATCCCGGACGACGGCCCCGCCGACTTTCCGCCCTACGACATGTACCCCAGCCGAACCGAATGGGTGCCGCCGTCCGGTGTGCTGTCTTCGGCCAGAGGCTCGACGGCAGCCAAGGGCGAGCGCATGGCCGGGGATATCGTGGGCGGGATTGCCGCGGCGGTCTGCCACGAATTCGGCCTGGAGAACCTGCGTTGA
- a CDS encoding cysteine hydrolase family protein, giving the protein MQRDFCAPGGYAEQAGLDIQLLRAPIEPIRQLLAAARRCGLFIVHTREGHRADLSDLAETKRRRAQASGAPIGSPGPLGRLLVRGEYGNDLIDELQPMAGEPVIDKPGYSAFTHTDLELLLRSRGIGRLILTGVTTEVCVSSTLRHAVDLGFGCLTVADACGSAHPALHAAALSMIGVEGGLFGVVITTDALLALLEMPA; this is encoded by the coding sequence ATGCAGCGCGACTTCTGCGCGCCAGGCGGCTACGCCGAGCAGGCCGGACTGGATATCCAACTGCTGCGCGCGCCCATCGAGCCGATCCGCCAGTTGTTGGCTGCCGCGCGCCGCTGCGGGCTGTTCATCGTGCATACCCGCGAAGGTCATCGCGCCGACCTCAGCGACCTGGCCGAGACCAAGCGTCGTCGTGCGCAGGCCAGCGGCGCACCGATTGGCAGCCCCGGACCGCTGGGACGCCTGTTGGTGCGCGGCGAATACGGCAACGACCTGATCGACGAATTGCAGCCCATGGCCGGCGAGCCGGTGATCGACAAACCCGGTTACAGCGCCTTCACCCACACCGATCTGGAATTGCTGTTGCGTAGCCGAGGCATTGGTCGGTTGATTCTGACTGGCGTGACCACCGAGGTGTGCGTGTCCTCGACGCTGCGACACGCGGTGGATCTCGGCTTCGGCTGCCTGACCGTCGCCGACGCGTGCGGTTCGGCCCACCCCGCGCTGCATGCCGCCGCGCTGTCGATGATCGGAGTCGAAGGCGGGCTGTTCGGCGTGGTCATCACCACCGATGCGTTGCTCGCGTTGCTGGAGATGCCCGCATGA